From one Tetragenococcus osmophilus genomic stretch:
- a CDS encoding S41 family peptidase produces the protein MKNKKISFAKYIISLIVVALISGGLVYWLTTSHSFQASSLSRNDLYKVQALYNDIQRNYYEDVDDNELIEGALEGMTDALDDPYTSYLGEQEAEKFNDSLSGDFEGIGATLTIVDNLPEVSEAPVKDSPADKAGLRAKDKILKVDGKETEGKELDTVVQTIRGEKGTTVKLEVERQEDNFEVEIKRDTIPLESLNYELDEDHQDIGSIEIASFNENTAQELRDAIKSLRKQGAESFVIDMRQNPGGYLDQVEEMASMFLEDGKKIVQFGTDDEITSESKASERLDGGFKVNEPTTVLVDKQSASASEIFAAALKESADIPIVGTNTFGKGTVQSVNDFSDNSEVKMTIQKWLTPKGEWINEKGVEPTIEADLPDYAYLPPLSKDEDLEKGDSSDDTKNLNEFLQALGYETKGEEFSEETEQAVLDFQEKNDLEQSGSVNKETSSAIEQEIVQKIQETDPVYKKAVEKLTK, from the coding sequence ATGAAAAATAAAAAAATATCTTTTGCCAAATATATCATTTCTTTAATAGTAGTTGCACTTATTTCTGGAGGTTTAGTTTATTGGCTTACAACAAGCCATAGTTTTCAAGCTTCTTCTTTGTCACGAAACGATTTGTATAAAGTGCAAGCTTTATACAATGATATTCAAAGAAATTATTATGAAGATGTGGATGACAATGAACTGATTGAAGGAGCTCTAGAAGGAATGACGGATGCACTAGATGATCCGTATACTTCTTATTTGGGAGAACAAGAAGCTGAAAAATTTAATGATTCATTATCAGGAGATTTTGAAGGGATCGGTGCTACGCTAACGATTGTAGATAACCTACCCGAAGTTTCTGAAGCACCTGTAAAGGATAGCCCAGCCGATAAAGCAGGTTTACGAGCAAAAGATAAAATATTAAAAGTTGACGGAAAAGAAACGGAAGGAAAAGAGCTAGATACGGTAGTACAAACTATTCGTGGAGAAAAAGGGACTACTGTGAAATTAGAAGTTGAACGCCAAGAGGATAATTTCGAAGTAGAGATCAAACGTGATACGATCCCCCTTGAATCCTTAAATTATGAACTTGATGAAGATCACCAAGATATTGGAAGTATCGAAATAGCTAGCTTTAATGAAAATACAGCGCAAGAATTACGTGATGCGATTAAAAGTTTACGTAAGCAAGGTGCAGAATCTTTTGTTATTGATATGCGACAAAACCCTGGAGGGTATCTAGATCAAGTAGAAGAGATGGCTAGTATGTTTTTAGAAGATGGGAAAAAGATTGTCCAATTTGGGACAGATGACGAAATTACTAGTGAAAGTAAAGCCTCTGAGCGGTTGGACGGTGGCTTCAAGGTAAATGAACCTACTACAGTATTAGTGGATAAACAAAGTGCTTCTGCTTCGGAAATTTTTGCAGCTGCTTTAAAAGAATCAGCTGATATTCCAATTGTTGGCACGAACACTTTTGGAAAAGGGACTGTACAAAGCGTTAATGATTTTTCTGATAATAGTGAAGTGAAAATGACCATACAAAAATGGCTCACACCTAAAGGCGAATGGATCAACGAAAAGGGTGTTGAACCAACGATTGAAGCAGATTTACCTGATTATGCTTATTTGCCACCACTGTCTAAAGATGAGGATCTAGAAAAAGGTGACAGTTCCGATGATACTAAGAACTTGAATGAATTCTTACAAGCTTTAGGATATGAAACAAAAGGGGAAGAATTTAGCGAAGAAACTGAACAAGCCGTACTAGATTTTCAGGAAAAAAATGATCTCGAACAAAGTGGTAGCGTCAATAAAGAGACAAGTTCAGCAATTGAACAAGAAATCGTTCAAAAAATTCAAGAAACGGATCCAGTATATAAAAAAGCAGTTGAAAAACTAACAAAATGA
- a CDS encoding YozE family protein translates to MKRSFYHYLMTLRGPNSSDEEQVFANQASKDIQFPKQSENYEEISDYLEMNVNYLDNMDIFDRIWQKYLENNR, encoded by the coding sequence ATGAAGCGTAGTTTTTATCATTATTTAATGACCTTGCGCGGGCCTAATTCTTCTGATGAAGAACAAGTATTTGCCAATCAAGCTTCAAAAGACATTCAATTTCCTAAACAAAGTGAGAACTATGAAGAAATATCTGATTATCTAGAGATGAATGTTAATTACTTAGATAATATGGATATTTTTGATCGAATTTGGCAGAAATATTTGGAAAATAATCGATAA
- the msrA gene encoding peptide-methionine (S)-S-oxide reductase MsrA: MKQRAIFAGGCFWCMVHPFDEQAGIYSVVSGYTGGHTENPTYEQVVTQATGHTEAVEIIFDPEIISYKDLVEIYWQQTDPTDAFGQFQDRGDNYRPVIYYLNEEQKEIAEKSRQELQDSGRFSQPIVTEIEPAQTFYPAEMYHQDFYKKNPENFARNHAKRAAFIKENWDK; encoded by the coding sequence ATGAAACAACGAGCAATTTTTGCTGGTGGCTGCTTTTGGTGCATGGTCCACCCATTTGACGAACAAGCTGGAATTTATTCTGTAGTATCTGGTTATACAGGTGGACATACAGAAAACCCAACTTATGAACAAGTGGTTACCCAAGCGACAGGACATACAGAAGCTGTGGAAATTATTTTTGATCCAGAGATTATTTCTTATAAAGACTTGGTCGAAATTTATTGGCAACAGACAGATCCCACGGATGCTTTTGGCCAATTTCAAGATCGCGGAGATAACTATCGCCCGGTGATTTATTATTTAAATGAAGAACAAAAAGAAATCGCTGAAAAAAGTCGTCAAGAATTACAAGATAGTGGGCGGTTTAGTCAGCCGATTGTGACTGAAATTGAACCAGCTCAAACTTTTTATCCAGCGGAAATGTATCACCAAGACTTTTATAAGAAAAATCCTGAGAATTTCGCTAGAAATCATGCCAAGAGAGCTGCTTTTATAAAGGAGAATTGGGATAAATGA
- a CDS encoding YpmS family protein — protein sequence MKEQKHKHKKDKTNEEKPATNKWKVAFLVLLGLILGLSAFFFFRATQQREAIQYDTQPLVQREGEPVLSINSDKEQINSLMDFYLQNYQEDSDVEYHFQLENQALLTGEFEILGAPITFYLYFDPYVTDNGNVQLQADSLSVGTLDLPVKQVMKMIEKSFKFPKWIEFDPDEEQVLVRLDQFRMENGLFVKAEKINLVDDDIQVSLYLPQDKEK from the coding sequence GTGAAAGAGCAAAAACATAAACATAAAAAAGACAAAACAAATGAAGAAAAGCCAGCAACAAATAAATGGAAAGTTGCCTTTCTTGTTCTATTAGGACTTATTTTGGGTTTATCCGCCTTTTTCTTTTTCCGTGCTACTCAACAAAGAGAGGCTATTCAATATGATACCCAACCTCTTGTACAAAGAGAAGGAGAGCCGGTTTTATCTATTAATAGTGATAAAGAACAAATTAACTCCTTAATGGATTTTTACTTGCAGAATTATCAGGAAGATTCTGACGTAGAGTATCATTTTCAATTGGAAAATCAAGCATTATTAACCGGAGAGTTTGAAATATTAGGAGCTCCAATTACTTTTTATTTGTATTTTGATCCTTATGTCACTGATAATGGAAATGTACAATTACAAGCAGATAGCTTGTCAGTAGGAACATTAGATCTTCCTGTTAAACAAGTAATGAAAATGATTGAAAAAAGTTTTAAATTCCCTAAGTGGATTGAATTTGATCCAGATGAAGAACAAGTGTTAGTGCGACTCGACCAATTCCGCATGGAGAATGGTTTATTTGTAAAAGCTGAAAAAATCAATTTAGTTGATGATGATATCCAAGTAAGTTTATACTTACCTCAAGACAAAGAAAAATAG
- a CDS encoding SGNH/GDSL hydrolase family protein: MKHKKFFIPFFSVVGIAFITFFILHLAMPKAQPQLSATASVANDENKKRLHYTAVGDSLTEGVGDATQNGGFVSLVADDLQDDYPVNSVEVDNYGVAGERSDQILQRIKEDDQTQNDIASSDIITLTLGGNDIMKVIKKNIFGLSVDSFEKPLQKYQENLSEMIQEIRNLNENAGIYVVGVYNPFYVNFPEIEDMQTIIENWDEGTQEIVEKDDNAYFVPINEVISQGTEDEAAINTEEETTSSTQEENDLDKVKNKALYEEDNFHPNTIGYQLVTQEVMKKIDDTRSTWLTEENAS, encoded by the coding sequence ATGAAGCATAAAAAGTTTTTTATTCCATTTTTTAGTGTGGTTGGTATTGCTTTTATAACTTTTTTTATCCTTCATTTAGCTATGCCTAAAGCGCAACCGCAATTATCAGCTACTGCAAGTGTTGCAAATGATGAAAATAAAAAAAGACTTCATTATACCGCTGTCGGTGATTCACTGACAGAAGGCGTAGGAGATGCGACACAAAATGGTGGCTTCGTATCTTTAGTAGCGGATGACTTGCAAGATGATTATCCTGTGAATAGTGTTGAAGTAGATAATTATGGTGTTGCTGGAGAACGTAGTGATCAAATTTTGCAGCGTATAAAAGAAGACGACCAGACCCAAAATGACATTGCTTCTTCTGATATCATTACCTTAACATTAGGCGGTAATGACATTATGAAGGTTATAAAAAAGAATATATTTGGCTTATCTGTAGATTCTTTTGAAAAACCATTACAAAAATATCAGGAAAATCTTTCTGAAATGATTCAAGAAATACGTAATCTAAATGAAAATGCAGGAATCTATGTGGTAGGCGTTTATAATCCATTTTATGTCAATTTTCCAGAAATTGAAGATATGCAAACAATCATAGAAAACTGGGACGAAGGAACGCAAGAAATTGTCGAAAAAGACGATAACGCCTATTTTGTTCCTATTAACGAAGTTATTTCGCAAGGCACTGAGGATGAAGCAGCGATAAATACAGAAGAAGAAACCACGTCTTCAACTCAAGAAGAAAATGACTTAGATAAGGTGAAAAATAAAGCACTTTATGAAGAAGATAATTTTCATCCTAATACGATCGGTTATCAATTAGTTACACAGGAAGTTATGAAAAAAATTGATGACACCAGAAGTACTTGGCTAACAGAGGAGAACGCGTCGTGA
- a CDS encoding DegV family protein → MVKTKIVTDSSATMKPSLRDQYNIHVVPLSVMIDGTVYTDDENLSGEQFMEMMAKAKNLPKTSQPPIGEFVNLYDELGEDGSEILSIHMSETLSGTVDAAKQASNITKSKVTVVDTETTDQSLAFAVLRAAELAQEEKTSEEILPEIQQMLKNTKLYIGVSTLENLVKGGRISRAKGLLSSILSIRVIMEFKNGDLFPIVKGRGAKTFNKWFERLKNELKNNSTVKKIGISYAGGKEQCEKYKNELQELFPQLEIYLLHTTPIIATHTGKDAFAIMYYADQA, encoded by the coding sequence ATGGTAAAAACTAAAATAGTAACGGACTCATCAGCAACGATGAAGCCCAGCTTAAGGGATCAATATAATATCCATGTGGTCCCTCTTTCTGTGATGATTGATGGAACAGTTTATACAGATGATGAAAATCTTTCTGGTGAACAATTCATGGAAATGATGGCAAAAGCCAAAAATTTGCCTAAAACGAGTCAACCGCCTATCGGTGAGTTTGTTAATTTATATGATGAATTAGGTGAAGATGGTAGCGAAATTTTATCAATCCATATGTCTGAAACCTTAAGCGGGACGGTTGATGCAGCCAAACAAGCAAGTAACATCACGAAAAGTAAAGTAACTGTTGTTGATACTGAAACCACAGATCAATCCTTAGCTTTTGCGGTGTTAAGGGCTGCTGAGTTAGCACAAGAAGAAAAAACTTCAGAAGAGATCCTTCCTGAAATCCAACAGATGTTAAAAAACACCAAATTATATATCGGCGTATCTACTCTTGAAAACCTAGTTAAAGGTGGGCGTATTAGTCGTGCTAAAGGTCTTTTATCTAGTATATTGAGTATACGTGTCATTATGGAGTTTAAAAATGGTGATTTATTTCCTATTGTAAAGGGTCGCGGAGCTAAAACATTTAATAAATGGTTTGAGCGATTAAAAAATGAATTGAAAAATAATTCGACAGTGAAAAAAATTGGTATTTCTTATGCTGGAGGGAAAGAGCAGTGTGAAAAATACAAAAATGAACTGCAAGAATTATTCCCTCAATTAGAAATTTATTTACTGCATACGACTCCGATTATTGCAACGCATACAGGTAAAGATGCTTTTGCGATTATGTATTATGCAGACCAAGCTTGA
- a CDS encoding iron-containing alcohol dehydrogenase family protein — protein sequence MNINDEVRPGGNRYVSGTDVLEDLPDYLAQFNQVSVVTGETSYQVFNDFYQKELDFPVYRYDGSASYENAQTLAEQIGKADAIVGIGGGRVMDTAKLTAENLNCDVILIPTLISNCAPFTPITAVYYPNRTFRCMGFQNRAPYLTLVDWNFLLVTPVDYFVAGIGDTLAKWYEITGITDTLDKAQISAYTRLGIACAKEIAAILLSDSQNAIHSLQQQEISPAFTRVTDTIIALAGETGGFAVSYGRSAGAHAVHDGLSYLENTHDALHGKKVAYGILVQLAYTNDFDKITEVYPFYEMIGLPTKLAQMNVTDISKEGLAPVVRQAAAADDTFRMIDPEVTEEQIFAAIQAVEAL from the coding sequence ATGAATATTAATGATGAAGTACGTCCAGGAGGAAATCGCTATGTGAGTGGAACGGACGTACTAGAAGATTTACCAGATTATTTAGCACAATTTAACCAAGTTTCTGTGGTTACTGGAGAGACTTCCTATCAAGTATTTAATGACTTTTATCAAAAAGAATTAGATTTTCCTGTCTATCGTTATGATGGAAGTGCAAGTTATGAAAATGCTCAAACGCTTGCTGAACAAATTGGTAAGGCTGATGCCATTGTGGGAATTGGCGGTGGACGTGTTATGGATACAGCCAAGTTAACGGCTGAAAACTTAAATTGTGATGTTATTTTAATTCCTACATTAATTTCAAATTGTGCTCCATTTACACCTATTACCGCTGTTTATTATCCTAACCGTACATTTCGTTGCATGGGGTTTCAAAACCGTGCTCCTTATTTGACTTTGGTTGATTGGAACTTTTTACTAGTTACACCTGTCGATTATTTTGTAGCAGGTATTGGTGATACGCTAGCGAAATGGTACGAAATTACAGGGATTACAGATACATTAGATAAAGCACAAATATCTGCGTATACTCGTTTAGGCATAGCTTGTGCTAAGGAAATCGCAGCTATTTTATTATCAGATTCACAAAATGCCATTCATTCATTACAACAGCAAGAAATTTCTCCAGCTTTTACCCGAGTGACAGATACGATTATTGCTCTTGCTGGAGAAACGGGTGGATTTGCGGTAAGTTACGGTCGTTCTGCCGGGGCTCACGCTGTACATGATGGTCTTTCTTATTTAGAAAATACACATGATGCCTTACATGGTAAAAAAGTTGCTTATGGTATCTTAGTTCAGTTGGCTTATACAAACGATTTCGATAAAATAACAGAGGTTTATCCTTTTTATGAGATGATTGGCTTGCCAACAAAATTAGCTCAAATGAACGTTACGGATATTTCAAAAGAAGGGCTAGCCCCTGTTGTCAGACAAGCAGCTGCTGCAGATGATACTTTTCGTATGATAGACCCAGAAGTCACAGAGGAGCAAATATTTGCTGCGATTCAAGCTGTTGAAGCTTTATAA
- the trhA gene encoding PAQR family membrane homeostasis protein TrhA, giving the protein MENSKFTHRYLITNEVFNAITHGIGFGLSIAGLVILLLNGTQLGSSLHVVSYSIYGSMLILLFLISTLFHSLIFTKAKKVFQVFDHASIFLLIAGSYTPFCLLSIGGVFGWILCGIIWLLAISGIVYKSCTLQKKETVSKLSTFIYVLMGWGCVIAFRPLIDSLGTWGSLLLAGGGLAYTIGAIFYSFKNVRFMHVVWHLFVMLGAACMYFSVLFFT; this is encoded by the coding sequence GTGGAAAATAGTAAATTTACGCACAGATATTTAATAACAAACGAAGTTTTTAATGCGATCACTCACGGCATTGGTTTTGGTTTAAGTATTGCAGGTCTTGTCATTTTGCTATTAAACGGAACACAACTTGGCTCTTCTCTCCATGTTGTATCCTATAGTATTTATGGTTCAATGTTAATTTTGCTTTTCCTAATTTCTACTTTATTTCACAGTTTGATATTTACTAAAGCAAAAAAAGTTTTCCAAGTTTTTGATCATGCTTCCATATTTTTACTGATTGCTGGTAGTTATACTCCTTTTTGTTTATTAAGTATTGGCGGCGTTTTTGGATGGATATTATGTGGCATCATTTGGCTGTTAGCCATTAGCGGAATTGTCTATAAGTCATGTACCTTGCAAAAAAAAGAAACTGTCTCTAAACTTTCCACCTTTATTTATGTTTTAATGGGTTGGGGTTGTGTGATTGCTTTTCGCCCATTAATTGACTCATTAGGAACCTGGGGCTCCCTGCTTTTAGCTGGCGGAGGTTTAGCCTATACTATCGGCGCCATTTTTTATAGTTTTAAAAATGTACGCTTTATGCATGTTGTATGGCACCTATTTGTTATGTTGGGTGCAGCGTGTATGTATTTTTCGGTTCTGTTCTTCACTTAA
- a CDS encoding ASCH domain-containing protein, protein MEKQDKIQKYWQKFVQEKKIHTTKYTAWSFGYSKQIADELAKLVAKGDKTATTSAFDLYEENEEKPRVGEYNIILDGDQQPVCITKTKVVEVIPFYLVSAEHAYHEGEGDRSLKYWREIHEEFFRREYAKTDKKFTTDLPCLCEVFEVVYI, encoded by the coding sequence ATGGAAAAACAAGATAAGATTCAAAAGTATTGGCAAAAGTTTGTCCAAGAAAAGAAAATCCATACAACAAAATATACAGCTTGGTCCTTTGGATATAGTAAACAGATAGCTGACGAATTAGCTAAATTAGTAGCCAAAGGAGATAAAACTGCGACAACTTCCGCTTTTGACCTCTACGAAGAAAATGAAGAAAAACCAAGAGTTGGGGAATATAATATTATCTTAGACGGTGATCAACAACCGGTTTGTATTACAAAAACCAAAGTTGTAGAAGTGATCCCCTTTTACCTTGTGTCTGCAGAACATGCTTACCACGAAGGAGAAGGCGATCGTAGTCTTAAATATTGGCGTGAGATTCACGAAGAATTTTTTAGAAGAGAGTATGCAAAAACAGACAAAAAATTCACTACGGATCTTCCTTGTCTTTGCGAAGTGTTTGAGGTCGTTTATATTTGA
- a CDS encoding dihydrofolate reductase — protein MLAAIWAQDKNGVIGKDNKLPWYLPEDLKFFKDSTIGNTLVMGRKTFEGMGSRPLPNRETIILTKDPSYTAENVKILHSTEEVVELANQQSTPVFVGGGTEIFRELLPHFDYLYRTFIDESFAGDTYMPEVDWSQWKLIEKTEGIVDERNRYKHQFEIYGRK, from the coding sequence ATGTTAGCAGCTATTTGGGCCCAAGATAAAAATGGAGTCATCGGAAAAGATAATAAACTTCCTTGGTATTTGCCCGAGGATTTAAAGTTTTTTAAAGATAGTACAATTGGAAATACATTAGTGATGGGAAGAAAAACTTTTGAAGGGATGGGTTCTCGTCCTTTACCTAACCGTGAGACCATTATTTTAACAAAAGACCCGTCTTATACAGCTGAAAATGTTAAAATTTTACACTCGACAGAGGAAGTTGTTGAACTAGCTAACCAACAATCTACTCCCGTCTTTGTCGGTGGCGGAACAGAGATCTTTCGCGAGCTTCTGCCACATTTTGATTATTTGTATCGTACTTTTATTGATGAGTCATTTGCAGGAGATACTTATATGCCAGAGGTAGATTGGTCACAATGGAAACTGATAGAAAAAACTGAAGGCATAGTGGATGAAAGGAACCGTTATAAACATCAATTTGAAATTTACGGAAGAAAATAA
- a CDS encoding thymidylate synthase, whose product MEQAYLDLGRKILEEGNQKSDRTGVGTKSIFGHQMRFDLSKGFPLLTTKRVPFGLIKSELLWFLRGDTNIRFLLEHNNHIWDEWAFANYVESKGYKGPDMTDFGRRALVDEEFNKVYKKEHDKFCEKILNDQAFANKYGDLGKVYGYQWRHWETTDGSFIDQIKNVIELIKTNPDSRRMIVTAWNPEDVPSMALPPCHALFQFYVNDNKLSCQLYQRSGDVFLGVPFNIASYALLTHLIAHETGLQVGEFVHTLGDAHLYNNHFAQMKEQLSRDIKAAPTLVLNQEKNSVFDFDMDDIQVEGYEPHPSIKAPIAV is encoded by the coding sequence ATGGAACAAGCTTACCTAGATTTAGGACGCAAAATCTTAGAGGAAGGTAACCAAAAATCTGATCGAACAGGTGTGGGCACCAAAAGCATTTTTGGACATCAGATGCGTTTTGATTTAAGTAAAGGGTTTCCTTTGTTAACTACTAAACGTGTTCCCTTTGGATTAATAAAAAGTGAATTATTGTGGTTCTTACGTGGGGATACCAATATCCGTTTTTTGCTTGAACATAACAATCATATTTGGGACGAATGGGCCTTTGCTAATTATGTTGAAAGTAAAGGCTATAAAGGGCCTGATATGACCGATTTTGGGCGGCGTGCTTTGGTAGATGAAGAATTTAATAAGGTTTATAAAAAAGAACATGACAAATTTTGTGAAAAGATATTAAATGACCAAGCATTTGCTAACAAGTACGGCGATTTAGGCAAAGTTTATGGCTACCAATGGCGTCATTGGGAAACCACTGATGGAAGTTTTATTGATCAAATTAAAAATGTCATCGAATTAATAAAAACAAATCCGGATTCACGTCGAATGATTGTTACAGCTTGGAACCCTGAAGATGTACCGAGTATGGCTTTGCCACCATGCCATGCATTATTTCAATTTTATGTTAATGACAATAAATTAAGCTGCCAACTATATCAAAGAAGTGGAGATGTATTTTTAGGTGTGCCTTTTAATATTGCTAGCTACGCTTTGTTAACTCATTTAATTGCTCATGAAACTGGTTTACAAGTAGGCGAATTCGTTCATACATTAGGAGATGCGCATTTATATAATAATCACTTTGCACAAATGAAAGAACAATTGTCCCGCGATATTAAGGCAGCACCCACATTGGTATTAAATCAAGAGAAAAATTCGGTATTTGACTTTGATATGGATGATATCCAAGTCGAAGGTTACGAGCCACATCCAAGCATTAAGGCGCCTATCGCAGTTTAA
- a CDS encoding ABC-F family ATP-binding cassette domain-containing protein, with protein MKELKVNELSKTYGEKVLFDQISFIIHEHDRVGLIGVNGTGKTSLLTVLAGMQSGDGDKQHIFYPSDYRIGYLPQETTLDPEQNVLEAVFQGENKQVRVVKQYEQALLELENDSQSAKAQNKFATAQEAMNENDAWNTDTNAKIILQKLGISTLDKKVGNLSGGQQKRVGLAQVLIDEPDLLLLDEPTNHLDYDAIEWLEEYLNHYRGALLMVTHDRYFLDHVTNRIFELSFGKLYEYQGNYETYVAEKAERQRVEAEQEEKRKQLYKQELAWMRTGPKARGTKQQARIDRFENLKENLHQVHTDEQVELDFATKRLGKKVLEIKDGSYQMNQQTILDHFDLLIQSRERLGITGENGAGKSTLLNILAGRLPLDSGELIVGETVRIAYYTQQNEAMDEDKRVISYLQETAEEVTQSDGSTTSVTEMLEQFLFPRFMHGTKIGKLSGGERRRLYLLKLLIGQPNVLLLDEPTNDLDIDTLTILEDYLQTFPGAVITVSHDRYFLDKVTEKLLIFNGNGHIDTFMGKIEDYRKEKAATTATVKPKTAEPRKTEEKRQKKKKLTYAEQKEWQTIEDEIDGLERNIAELKEEMNQQSNNYTKLQELQQEVDQKEEELTNKMERWEYLSQYA; from the coding sequence GTGAAAGAATTAAAAGTTAACGAGCTTTCAAAAACGTATGGTGAAAAAGTGCTTTTTGACCAAATTTCATTTATTATTCATGAGCATGATCGTGTTGGTTTAATCGGTGTGAATGGTACAGGTAAGACAAGTTTATTGACGGTATTAGCTGGCATGCAATCAGGCGATGGGGATAAACAACATATTTTTTATCCTAGCGACTATCGTATTGGCTATTTACCTCAGGAAACAACCTTAGACCCTGAGCAAAACGTATTAGAAGCTGTTTTCCAAGGGGAAAATAAGCAAGTACGTGTAGTAAAACAATACGAACAAGCATTGCTTGAACTTGAAAATGATAGTCAGTCAGCAAAAGCACAGAATAAATTTGCTACAGCACAAGAAGCAATGAATGAAAATGACGCTTGGAATACAGATACAAATGCAAAAATTATTTTACAAAAACTAGGCATTTCTACTTTAGATAAGAAGGTTGGCAATTTATCTGGTGGGCAACAAAAACGTGTAGGATTAGCCCAAGTATTGATTGACGAGCCGGATTTACTTCTTCTAGATGAGCCAACCAACCACTTAGATTATGACGCTATCGAATGGTTAGAAGAATATTTAAACCATTATAGAGGCGCTTTATTAATGGTGACACACGATCGTTATTTCTTAGATCATGTAACCAATCGGATTTTTGAATTATCTTTTGGGAAACTTTATGAATATCAAGGAAATTATGAAACCTATGTAGCTGAAAAAGCTGAACGACAAAGAGTCGAAGCCGAGCAAGAAGAAAAACGTAAACAATTGTACAAACAAGAGTTAGCTTGGATGCGTACAGGCCCTAAAGCACGTGGAACAAAACAACAAGCTCGAATTGATCGTTTCGAAAATTTAAAAGAAAACCTTCATCAAGTTCATACAGATGAGCAAGTGGAATTAGACTTTGCGACAAAACGTTTAGGTAAGAAAGTATTGGAAATTAAAGATGGTTCTTATCAAATGAATCAGCAAACGATTTTAGACCATTTTGATTTATTGATCCAGTCTAGAGAACGTTTAGGTATTACAGGAGAAAATGGAGCAGGAAAGTCTACTCTTTTGAATATTTTAGCTGGTCGTTTACCTTTAGATTCTGGCGAGCTTATCGTTGGTGAAACTGTTCGAATTGCTTACTATACGCAACAAAATGAAGCAATGGATGAAGATAAGCGTGTTATTAGTTATTTACAAGAAACAGCCGAAGAGGTTACACAAAGTGATGGCTCGACGACAAGCGTTACAGAAATGCTCGAGCAATTCCTATTTCCTCGATTTATGCATGGAACTAAAATTGGCAAGTTATCTGGCGGGGAAAGACGACGTCTATATCTATTAAAATTATTAATTGGCCAACCGAATGTTTTATTATTAGATGAGCCGACAAATGATTTAGATATTGATACGTTGACAATTTTAGAAGATTATTTACAAACATTCCCTGGTGCTGTAATTACTGTATCTCACGATCGTTATTTCTTAGATAAGGTAACAGAAAAATTACTCATATTTAACGGAAATGGTCATATTGATACTTTTATGGGTAAAATTGAAGATTATAGAAAAGAAAAAGCTGCTACAACAGCAACTGTTAAGCCTAAGACTGCTGAACCAAGGAAAACAGAAGAGAAGCGTCAAAAGAAGAAAAAATTGACTTATGCAGAACAAAAAGAATGGCAGACAATCGAAGATGAAATCGATGGATTGGAAAGAAATATTGCTGAATTAAAAGAAGAAATGAATCAACAAAGTAATAATTATACGAAGTTACAGGAATTACAACAAGAAGTAGACCAAAAAGAAGAAGAGCTGACAAATAAGATGGAGCGATGGGAATACTTAAGTCAGTATGCATAA